One genomic window of Quercus lobata isolate SW786 chromosome 9, ValleyOak3.0 Primary Assembly, whole genome shotgun sequence includes the following:
- the LOC115961783 gene encoding myb-like protein J, which yields MAWQGHHHRDLATPRSTLNRPPLHTERNREWRWRDRVGCLLVRKSLYPNSPSPHSFSIHQNNVNGNVENTKSQVVREPSIAVDQKPKGKRWTEEEHKLFLIGLNQLGKHDWKEISQKFVITKTPAQVASHAQKYFLRQAETNKMKRRPSVFDLTLQNEAEISPSAPKDCQVSQTKKSDAESSSESLALDIPPLAQIPASVCGAPSYCQIPSMVGMPGSALFIPNPMVNFTSQSYSCWLPGTQQTFCTRASDIIDPSNIPSPPSFCRSLSDLGSRLSSIARDVEELTIGQPQTSRGINVSTQTSGAIGVT from the exons ATGGCGTGGCAAGGTCACCACCACCGTGACCTTGCCACGCCAAGATCCACCCTAAATAGGCCACCATTGCACACTGAGAGAAACAGGGAGTGGAGATGGAGAGATAGAGTGGGA TGCTTGCTTGTCCGAAAGTCCCTGTATCCTAATTCCCCTTCACCGCATTCATTTTCAATACACCAG AATAATGTTAATGGCAACGTCGAGAACACCAAGAGTCAAGTTGTTAGAGAGCCAAGCATTGCTGTTGATCAGAAACCGAAAG GGAAGCGATGGACTGAGGAAGAGCACAAATTATTTCTAATTGGTCTAAACCAGCTTGGGAAACATGATTGGAAAGAAATTTCACAGAAGTTTGTGATCACCAAAACCCCAGCCCAGGTTGCTAGTCATGCACAGAAATATTTCTTGAGACAGGCTGAAACTAATAAGATGAAACGTAGACCGAGTGTGTTTGACTTGACTCTGCAGAATGAAGCGGAAATCTCTCCGTCTGCTCCTAAGGATTGCCAAGTTTCACAAACTAAGAAAAGTGATGCTGAAAGCAGCTCTGAATCTTTGGCATTGGACATTCCACCACTTGCTCAAATTCCAGCCTCTGTATGTGGTGCTCCAAGTTATTGTCAGATTCCTTCCATG GTGGGAATGCCTGGCAGTGCACTGTTCATCCCAAACCCAATGGTGAATTTTACCAGCCAAAGTTATTCGTGCTGGTTGCCTGGAACCCAGCAGACTTTTTGTACTCGTGCTTCTGATATTATTGATCCATCCAATATTCCTTCACCACCATCTTTCTGTCGCAGTCTATCTGATTTAGGCAGTAGGCTTTCATCAATTGCTAGAGATGTTGAAGAGCTTACAATAGGACAGCCTCAGACCTCCCGAGGAATAAATGTATCAACTCAAACATCTGGAGCTATTGGAGTGACATGA
- the LOC115960960 gene encoding uncharacterized protein LOC115960960 has translation MAAESNSSSSHNLRILVERNPSESQLSELNIKGWPKWGCSPGKYQLKFDAEEICYLVKGKVKAYPKGSSEFVEFGAGDLVTIPKGLSCTWDVSVAVDKYYKFESTSSSSS, from the exons ATGGCTGCTGAGTCCAACTCAAGTTCCTCACACAACCTAAGAATTTTGGTGGAAAGAAACCCATCTGAATCCCAGCTATCTGAATTGAACATCAAGGGCTGGCCCAA ATGGGGTTGTTCACCGGGAAAGTACCAGCTAAAGTTTGATGCTGAAGAAATTTGTTATTTAGTGAAAGGGAAGGTGAAGGCATACCCTAAAGGCTCATCTGAGTTTGTAGAGTTTGGTGCTGGAGACCTTGTAACCATTCCAAAGGGACTTAGTTGCACTTGGGACGTATCTGTTGCCGTCGACAAATACTACAAATTCGAATcaacttcatcttcttcttcttag